One part of the Tunicatimonas pelagia genome encodes these proteins:
- a CDS encoding efflux RND transporter permease subunit, with product MKKIIEFLTQRPSLVNIFIGLIVVVGLFTLSSIRNTFFPSEPINFISVNVVYRGASPQEVEEEVINKIEDNLQGLKGILRVTSTATESNGNVRIEMKEDADVNEVLQDVNNAVDRITTFPSGTDTPVIRKEEPLNYTMTVSLVGDVGLATLKDYAKYMKDELILSPSLSQIAISGYPEEEIEVRVRENDLRAYELTFEEVSRAIQQTNLKASGGELETEDRNILIRLNSRDYYAKGLLNTVVKATPDGKAILLKDVAEVKNRFTDKPDATFINGQTAVTLKIFSRFQEDILDNAAYVTDYMQDFNEGHEGVEVVIVEDNSVGLNTTISTLTNNAWQGILLVLIVLGLFLHPRIAFWVAFKIPVALLGMFILSNFYGMTINQLSLFGTIVVLGILVDDGVVVAENIYQHYTNGKNRLQAAIDGTLEVVPAIVSSLTTTALAFSLFFFLDGQLGDYFSDISFVVCATLLIALLETLFFLPVHVARSKALGKDDKPWKLTQKTNESLIHFRDKVYVPIINFGVRRPWVPILGVVVAMVLSVFAIGSGTIKSTFFPAIDQDVITASLELPLGTDETLVNKRLAQMEEAVWKINERYSVQRDDSAQVVNYVERIIGPRSNEGKLNIYMMEGDARGIRSFEIAGAIRDEVGPIPEARNLAYGSIPVFGKPVSIALVGSDLEQLRDAKTQLRSYLEERSDLKDVTDTDQQGVPELAMELSPKARFLGLTEAQVFNQIRQGFFGLEVQSLQRGDEEVKVWMRYDEQDRRSVDQLENVRLRTPNGASYPMRELATFTDKTNVASINHQEGTREIRVEADVENLLVSVPGVLAEAEATVLKDIQQQFPSLRYTLEGEARLSSKTQNSSQAPSLIILVLMITVLMLNYRSLSKTLAILIILPFAFVGAAWGTFLHGIPFSIFSILGMIALWGILINNGLVLISTYNEELKKGNSVTESLKSAAISRFRPIVLTTITTVFGLAPLLLNNSISAQFIKPTAISVAYGLVFGIVLTLFFLPALILSFHKLKEFYHLKIRKKDVKSEELDVVFREMKQQIT from the coding sequence ATGAAAAAGATTATTGAATTTCTCACCCAGCGTCCCAGCCTGGTCAACATCTTCATCGGGCTGATTGTGGTCGTCGGATTGTTCACCCTTTCCTCCATCCGCAACACATTTTTCCCCTCCGAGCCAATCAACTTCATCTCCGTCAATGTTGTGTACCGAGGGGCTTCGCCTCAGGAGGTTGAAGAGGAAGTGATTAATAAAATAGAAGATAACCTTCAAGGACTAAAAGGAATCCTTCGGGTTACTTCTACCGCTACCGAAAGTAATGGCAACGTGCGGATTGAAATGAAAGAAGATGCCGATGTCAATGAAGTATTGCAAGACGTTAACAATGCCGTTGACCGGATTACTACTTTTCCTAGCGGAACGGATACCCCGGTTATCCGCAAAGAAGAACCACTTAACTATACCATGACCGTTAGCTTAGTGGGCGACGTCGGTTTGGCTACTTTGAAGGATTACGCTAAGTATATGAAAGACGAACTAATCCTTTCGCCCAGCTTATCGCAAATTGCCATCAGTGGCTACCCCGAAGAGGAAATTGAGGTGCGGGTGCGCGAAAATGACTTGCGGGCGTACGAGCTAACTTTCGAGGAAGTGAGCCGGGCCATTCAGCAAACTAACCTCAAAGCTTCCGGTGGGGAACTGGAAACGGAAGACCGTAACATACTAATTCGCCTTAACAGTCGCGACTACTACGCCAAAGGCTTGTTGAATACTGTAGTAAAAGCTACCCCCGATGGTAAGGCCATTTTGCTTAAAGACGTAGCCGAGGTAAAAAACCGCTTTACCGATAAGCCAGACGCCACGTTTATCAACGGTCAAACCGCCGTGACACTGAAGATTTTTAGCCGCTTTCAGGAAGATATTCTAGACAACGCCGCCTACGTAACCGACTACATGCAAGACTTCAACGAAGGGCACGAAGGGGTAGAAGTAGTGATAGTGGAAGACAATAGTGTGGGATTGAATACGACCATCAGTACGCTAACCAACAATGCGTGGCAGGGTATTTTGCTGGTCCTTATTGTGCTAGGGCTGTTTCTGCACCCGCGCATTGCCTTTTGGGTAGCCTTCAAAATTCCGGTAGCCCTGCTGGGCATGTTTATCTTGTCTAACTTCTACGGGATGACGATCAACCAGCTTTCGCTGTTTGGTACTATCGTGGTACTGGGTATTTTAGTAGACGATGGAGTGGTAGTAGCCGAGAATATTTACCAGCATTACACTAACGGAAAAAATAGACTGCAAGCCGCTATTGATGGTACCCTTGAAGTGGTTCCGGCAATTGTTTCTTCATTGACTACTACCGCCCTCGCTTTTTCACTTTTCTTCTTTTTGGATGGCCAGCTAGGCGACTACTTTTCGGATATTTCCTTCGTGGTATGTGCTACGCTATTGATTGCTTTATTAGAAACCTTATTTTTTCTGCCGGTACACGTGGCTCGCTCTAAGGCTTTAGGTAAAGATGACAAGCCGTGGAAACTAACTCAAAAAACTAATGAATCGCTGATTCACTTTCGGGATAAGGTATATGTGCCCATTATTAACTTCGGGGTACGCCGACCGTGGGTGCCCATCCTGGGCGTAGTGGTCGCGATGGTGCTTTCTGTTTTTGCCATCGGCTCAGGTACCATCAAGAGTACCTTCTTCCCAGCTATTGACCAAGACGTGATTACGGCGAGCTTAGAGCTACCGCTAGGCACTGACGAAACGTTGGTGAATAAGCGGTTGGCGCAGATGGAAGAAGCCGTTTGGAAAATCAATGAACGCTACAGCGTCCAGCGCGACGATAGTGCTCAGGTGGTTAACTACGTGGAGCGCATCATCGGTCCGCGTAGTAATGAAGGCAAACTAAATATTTACATGATGGAGGGCGATGCCCGGGGAATTCGCTCGTTTGAGATTGCCGGAGCTATTCGGGATGAGGTTGGCCCCATTCCGGAAGCGCGTAACCTAGCCTACGGCAGCATTCCGGTGTTTGGTAAACCCGTTTCTATCGCCTTGGTAGGTAGCGACCTGGAACAACTACGCGACGCTAAAACCCAACTTCGCAGCTATCTAGAAGAACGCAGCGACCTGAAAGACGTAACCGATACCGACCAGCAAGGCGTACCCGAGTTGGCGATGGAGCTGAGCCCCAAAGCTCGGTTTCTTGGGCTCACCGAAGCGCAAGTGTTCAATCAAATCCGCCAGGGCTTTTTTGGATTGGAAGTACAGAGTTTGCAGCGAGGTGACGAAGAAGTAAAAGTATGGATGCGTTACGATGAGCAAGACCGACGGTCGGTAGATCAATTGGAAAATGTACGCTTGAGAACGCCCAACGGCGCTTCCTATCCCATGCGGGAACTCGCTACTTTTACTGATAAAACTAACGTAGCCTCCATCAACCACCAGGAAGGTACCCGGGAGATTCGGGTTGAGGCGGATGTAGAGAATTTGCTGGTCTCGGTACCTGGCGTGCTAGCTGAGGCTGAAGCCACGGTTCTAAAAGATATTCAGCAGCAGTTTCCCAGTTTACGCTACACCTTGGAAGGCGAGGCTCGCCTCTCGAGCAAAACGCAGAATTCCAGCCAGGCACCGAGCTTAATCATATTAGTGCTCATGATTACGGTGCTGATGTTGAATTATCGCTCGCTGAGTAAAACCCTCGCTATTCTGATAATTCTTCCCTTTGCCTTTGTTGGCGCGGCCTGGGGCACATTTTTGCACGGTATCCCGTTTAGCATCTTTTCTATTTTGGGTATGATTGCTCTCTGGGGGATTTTGATCAATAATGGGCTAGTGTTGATCTCTACTTACAACGAAGAACTGAAGAAGGGAAATTCAGTAACCGAAAGTTTGAAGTCGGCCGCTATTTCGCGATTCCGACCGATTGTACTTACCACCATCACTACGGTATTTGGTTTAGCTCCGCTGTTGCTCAATAATTCAATCAGTGCCCAGTTTATTAAGCCTACCGCTATTTCGGTAGCCTACGGCCTGGTTTTCGGCATTGTACTTACGCTGTTTTTCTTGCCCGCGCTGATACTTTCTTTTCATAAACTGAAAGAATTCTATCACCTCAAAATCCGAAAAAAGGATGTAAAATCAGAGGAACTGGATGTAGTCTTCCGCGAAATGAAGCAACAAATTACCTAA
- a CDS encoding TolC family protein, protein MNAIRIFIFFCLFSAAPVVYAQETLTLEEAIDMALTNNQEIAIQRKQTDIVRNNVYKGNAGLLPTISLIGNGSYSSGNTEVTLRTFTENPAQITIDEDNVVTEQASAVVQADYVLFAGFSGQYRYRLLEHAATISRYQQEILVNNTVLSVAELFLEIAKLQRREELLRETIEISQERLAKVNDQFAFGKATGLDILRAETDLNQDQTALDDIRLAKNNLLKDLSFLIGQPAESNYAVSAVYQLPKVVTLDSLKQQVLQSNPERKLQAESMMAAQDQRKLTQANQYPQLSAFANYGYQWQRNDVQQLAELQNIGYTAGVSLRYNLYRGGQTRRNLQNDRLAIEAEEVRLQQVRERLVNQAIKEYSTLEYLQAQLSREKENLDTFTESFGRMQERYYNGKATSLDIRDTQTALLNANITVSDIQAEIIQSFMRLENLRGGLIGTTP, encoded by the coding sequence ATGAACGCTATACGTATTTTTATTTTTTTCTGTCTCTTCAGTGCAGCTCCGGTTGTGTACGCTCAGGAGACACTGACCTTGGAAGAAGCGATTGATATGGCACTGACCAATAACCAGGAGATCGCTATTCAGCGTAAACAAACCGATATTGTTCGCAATAATGTGTACAAGGGCAACGCCGGGTTGCTACCGACGATCAGCTTGATTGGTAACGGAAGTTACAGCAGTGGCAACACCGAAGTAACGCTTCGGACGTTCACCGAAAACCCTGCCCAGATTACCATTGACGAAGACAACGTCGTGACCGAACAGGCTTCAGCCGTAGTCCAGGCCGACTACGTATTGTTTGCTGGGTTTAGTGGTCAGTACCGCTATCGGTTGCTGGAACACGCGGCTACCATCAGTCGTTATCAGCAGGAAATACTGGTAAACAACACGGTGCTATCGGTAGCCGAGCTGTTCTTAGAAATCGCTAAACTTCAACGCCGGGAGGAACTGCTGCGTGAAACCATTGAGATTAGTCAGGAACGGCTGGCCAAAGTCAATGACCAGTTCGCCTTTGGTAAGGCCACCGGATTGGATATTCTAAGAGCAGAGACCGATCTGAACCAAGATCAAACCGCGCTGGATGATATACGCTTAGCTAAAAATAACCTGTTGAAAGACCTCAGCTTTCTAATTGGTCAACCCGCCGAATCTAACTACGCAGTGTCGGCGGTCTACCAACTACCCAAGGTAGTTACCCTGGATAGCTTGAAGCAACAGGTGCTTCAGAGTAACCCCGAGCGTAAGCTACAGGCCGAAAGCATGATGGCTGCCCAAGATCAGCGAAAACTTACCCAAGCCAACCAGTACCCTCAGCTAAGTGCTTTTGCCAACTATGGTTACCAGTGGCAACGAAACGATGTGCAACAGTTGGCCGAGTTGCAAAATATTGGGTACACGGCTGGAGTCTCACTCCGCTACAACTTGTACCGGGGTGGACAAACCCGCCGGAACTTACAAAACGACCGACTGGCAATTGAGGCCGAAGAGGTTCGCTTACAGCAGGTGCGTGAGCGTTTGGTTAACCAAGCCATTAAAGAATATAGTACGCTGGAGTATCTGCAAGCGCAGTTGAGCCGGGAAAAAGAAAACCTAGACACGTTCACTGAGAGTTTTGGCCGAATGCAAGAACGGTACTACAATGGTAAAGCTACCTCGCTTGACATCCGAGATACCCAAACCGCTTTACTAAATGCGAACATCACCGTCAGTGATATTCAAGCCGAAATTATTCAGTCGTTTATGCGACTCGAGAACTTACGCGGAGGACTGATAGGAACCACTCCCTAA
- a CDS encoding adenylate/guanylate cyclase domain-containing protein, translating to MLYLLKKYPKQTDTALLILGFVIGMNFLAYVKYAGVDWQYFYQLHPSFLLITPTLEGLVLGTTLAVMEHVLFKRFYVRFSYSQALLMHIIITAIVIVITLLVGEIFNQIVFNKQDWGIALPTAWQFIQSPLNASLFAYSLALATLLNFFRQLGNHFGHSIILDFITGKYVRPQEEHRTFMFLDLNQSTTIAEQLGHVKYSRLLNQCFNDLSEFILRYEADVYQYVGDEVVLTWHTDQTKEPIDIAGLYFDFRSKLRQNAVSYREKFGVAPQFKASVHTGLVSITRVGHHRKTLAYHGDVLNTAARLINICSRLKKDLLVTATSASFIQRSPQYRVDNVDTLLLRGKHNTTQVFEVIQLLEPWSAQLQGNAPLSNAAL from the coding sequence ATGCTCTATTTGCTAAAAAAATACCCTAAGCAAACCGATACTGCCCTATTAATTCTAGGGTTTGTCATTGGTATGAATTTTTTAGCTTACGTTAAGTACGCCGGCGTAGATTGGCAATATTTCTACCAACTTCATCCTTCATTTCTGCTGATCACCCCTACGCTAGAAGGATTAGTCTTGGGTACCACATTGGCCGTGATGGAGCATGTTCTCTTCAAGCGGTTTTACGTTAGGTTCAGCTACAGCCAAGCTTTGTTGATGCATATCATCATCACTGCCATAGTTATTGTCATTACGTTGTTGGTGGGAGAAATTTTCAATCAGATAGTATTTAATAAACAAGATTGGGGCATAGCTCTACCCACCGCTTGGCAGTTTATACAGTCACCATTAAATGCTTCTCTATTTGCCTACTCACTGGCACTAGCAACGCTACTCAACTTTTTTCGACAGTTGGGTAACCACTTTGGCCATAGTATAATCTTGGACTTCATTACCGGAAAGTACGTTCGCCCTCAAGAGGAGCACCGGACTTTCATGTTTTTAGACCTCAATCAGTCTACCACCATCGCCGAGCAACTGGGGCACGTGAAGTACAGTCGCCTGTTGAATCAATGCTTCAACGATCTTTCAGAATTTATTTTACGCTACGAAGCAGATGTATACCAGTACGTAGGCGATGAAGTCGTACTCACCTGGCATACTGACCAAACGAAAGAACCCATTGATATAGCTGGATTGTACTTTGATTTTCGGTCGAAACTCCGCCAGAATGCCGTTAGCTACCGCGAAAAATTTGGGGTAGCCCCTCAGTTCAAAGCTTCGGTGCACACCGGTTTGGTCTCTATCACTCGGGTCGGGCATCACCGTAAAACTCTAGCTTACCACGGTGATGTACTCAATACCGCGGCTCGCTTAATCAATATTTGCAGTAGGCTTAAGAAAGATTTACTAGTAACGGCTACCTCTGCTTCGTTCATCCAGCGTAGTCCCCAATATCGGGTAGATAACGTAGATACACTGCTGTTACGTGGTAAGCATAACACAACTCAAGTGTTTGAGGTGATACAGTTACTTGAGCCTTGGTCGGCTCAACTACAGGGTAATGCACCCTTATCTAACGCTGCCCTATGA
- the nhaA gene encoding Na+/H+ antiporter NhaA, with protein sequence MKQEPIDILLSPLRRVLAHPSTSGLLLLLMVVVAMIWANSPWEAAYHHLWETHFTIGFPGFSLDKSLHHWINDGLMSIFFFVVGLEIKREIINGELSSWKQASLPIAAAVGGMVIPALLYLVFNYGGEGASGWGIPMATDIAFTLGLLSLVGSRVPLSLKIFITALATVDDIGAVLVIAIFYTPDVDFVHLALAGACLLVMLSGNLLGIRNVWFYLFFGIVGLWTGMLLSGVHATLAGVLAALTIPARVKVEEQEYHHLLKSWSRHFAQAPSIGGPLISSDQLHITLEVVKGSVRATPPLQRLEHVMAPLVTFGVMPLFALANAGVSIKGDILAMLAHPVSLGIIVGLVVGKIGGIWLFSRIMATAGWGRLPKSSNWSQMGGVGMMAGIGFTMSLFIAEMAFTDPVLVQHAKIGILTASFLAAVTGMLWLYFLPTRPTSARHSPRPMAKKYAQ encoded by the coding sequence ATGAAACAAGAACCCATTGATATACTGCTTTCTCCTTTACGGCGCGTATTAGCGCACCCTTCTACAAGTGGTTTACTTCTATTGCTTATGGTAGTAGTCGCTATGATTTGGGCCAACTCACCTTGGGAAGCGGCCTATCATCATCTATGGGAGACTCACTTTACCATCGGATTTCCAGGTTTTTCACTGGATAAGAGCTTGCATCACTGGATCAATGATGGGTTAATGTCCATTTTCTTTTTTGTGGTTGGTCTGGAAATCAAACGAGAAATCATTAATGGCGAACTATCCAGCTGGAAGCAAGCTTCGTTGCCAATTGCCGCAGCCGTAGGTGGCATGGTTATCCCTGCACTGCTCTATTTGGTTTTCAACTACGGTGGGGAAGGAGCTAGCGGATGGGGTATCCCAATGGCTACTGACATTGCATTTACCTTAGGCTTACTCTCACTAGTGGGTTCACGGGTGCCGCTTTCGCTCAAGATATTCATCACTGCCCTAGCTACAGTTGACGATATTGGTGCGGTGTTAGTTATTGCTATTTTCTATACCCCGGACGTCGATTTTGTACACCTCGCTTTGGCTGGTGCTTGCCTGTTAGTGATGCTCAGCGGCAACCTGTTAGGCATTCGGAATGTCTGGTTCTACCTATTCTTTGGCATAGTAGGCTTGTGGACAGGTATGTTATTGTCGGGAGTACACGCCACACTAGCTGGGGTATTGGCTGCGCTCACTATCCCAGCCCGGGTGAAAGTGGAGGAGCAGGAGTATCATCATCTACTAAAAAGCTGGTCGAGGCACTTTGCTCAAGCACCTTCCATTGGTGGCCCGCTCATCTCTAGCGACCAGCTGCATATTACCTTAGAGGTGGTCAAGGGAAGTGTGCGAGCCACCCCACCCTTACAGCGACTGGAGCACGTTATGGCCCCACTGGTTACTTTCGGAGTAATGCCTCTGTTTGCTCTAGCCAACGCTGGCGTGAGCATCAAAGGTGATATACTAGCCATGCTAGCTCATCCGGTGAGTCTGGGTATCATCGTAGGCTTGGTGGTTGGAAAAATTGGAGGAATCTGGCTGTTTTCCCGCATTATGGCCACCGCTGGTTGGGGACGTCTGCCCAAGAGTAGCAACTGGTCACAAATGGGAGGAGTAGGTATGATGGCTGGTATCGGCTTCACCATGTCGCTCTTCATTGCCGAGATGGCCTTTACCGACCCAGTACTAGTGCAACACGCCAAGATTGGCATATTAACTGCTTCTTTTCTGGCCGCCGTGACGGGTATGTTGTGGCTATACTTTCTACCGACTCGGCCTACTAGTGCTCGACATTCCCCACGTCCAATGGCTAAAAAGTATGCCCAATAA
- a CDS encoding BamA/TamA family outer membrane protein, whose product MPKQFLRKVLYFGYTLCFGLLIPYLGTAQSIDRLVDFFTLQPNQRAARQDTSLYPAKLILTPLVAFSPETSLEFGVGAKYLFKFRGSGSETRTSNMPLSATYTLNNQVLLFSGFSIFSNQERYMLTGNLRFRVFPQYFYGIGRDSPSSAEEEYSFTQVTIEPILLKQTWLRYLFVGGGMRYNYIGNMEFEAESVLAESDILGADGSTSVGVEASVVYDNRDNILTAHRGWYVYLTHGFYESWLGSSATFQLTRFDARRFIPLPDRRSVLALQLLATFSFGDVPLNELGALGGDQIMRGYYDGRFVDNHLLALQAEYRFKILGRLGAVVFAGAGDVVSQTRDFRLGNFRPTVGAGLRFLIDPREDLNIRFDYGIGRSTQNYYFQVGEAF is encoded by the coding sequence ATGCCTAAGCAGTTTCTTAGAAAGGTTCTCTACTTCGGATATACACTATGCTTCGGATTACTAATTCCCTACTTAGGTACAGCTCAGTCCATTGATCGGTTGGTTGATTTTTTTACCCTTCAGCCTAACCAGCGAGCCGCTCGGCAGGATACTAGCCTATACCCAGCTAAACTAATTTTAACTCCGTTGGTCGCTTTTTCACCCGAAACCAGCTTAGAGTTCGGGGTTGGAGCTAAGTACTTGTTTAAGTTCCGAGGATCAGGTTCGGAAACCCGCACCTCCAATATGCCACTTTCGGCAACTTACACCCTCAACAATCAGGTGTTGCTATTTTCCGGATTTTCCATTTTCTCCAATCAAGAACGCTATATGCTGACGGGTAACCTACGGTTCCGCGTGTTTCCTCAGTATTTTTACGGTATTGGTCGTGACAGTCCTTCATCGGCGGAAGAGGAATACTCATTTACCCAGGTAACCATTGAACCGATTTTACTCAAACAGACTTGGCTACGTTATCTATTTGTAGGAGGCGGGATGCGCTATAACTATATCGGTAATATGGAGTTTGAGGCGGAAAGCGTACTAGCCGAGAGTGACATTTTGGGGGCAGATGGCTCTACTTCCGTAGGTGTTGAAGCCTCAGTAGTTTACGACAATCGGGATAATATTCTTACTGCTCACCGAGGGTGGTACGTTTATTTGACACACGGTTTCTACGAATCATGGTTGGGAAGCAGCGCTACCTTTCAGTTAACCCGGTTCGATGCCCGCCGATTTATTCCACTCCCCGACCGCAGAAGTGTGCTGGCGTTACAACTACTAGCAACTTTTTCATTTGGCGATGTGCCGCTGAATGAGCTAGGCGCACTGGGTGGGGATCAGATTATGCGAGGATACTACGACGGACGGTTTGTTGACAATCATCTGTTAGCACTTCAGGCCGAGTATCGGTTTAAAATATTGGGTCGGTTAGGTGCCGTAGTATTTGCTGGAGCCGGCGATGTGGTTTCGCAAACCCGGGATTTTCGGCTAGGAAACTTTCGCCCCACTGTGGGAGCTGGATTACGCTTTTTAATTGACCCACGAGAAGATTTAAATATTCGCTTTGACTACGGCATCGGGCGTAGTACCCAGAACTACTACTTTCAGGTGGGCGAAGCATTCTAA
- a CDS encoding DUF2461 domain-containing protein has protein sequence MSFYQVFDFLRDLNKNNNKAWMDEHRGRYHEVRDFMLGWIENLDKRLQEIDLGYMPTPAKKAISRINNNLVYKPNAPTYRDHFGAEMNKAKDKSGFYVHMSLNGSFIGGGFYNPSKDQLDSIRDAIDYNGEELKKIISKKSFVETFGEMSDKDALKTAPKGFAQDHKHIDLLRMKSFAVMHTITQKEIMADNFTDKVVKVYQEIVPFNQYLEKAVSV, from the coding sequence ATGAGTTTCTACCAAGTATTTGACTTTTTGCGTGACCTGAACAAAAATAATAACAAAGCCTGGATGGACGAACACCGCGGGCGCTACCATGAAGTACGCGACTTTATGCTTGGCTGGATTGAAAATCTGGACAAACGGCTTCAGGAAATTGATCTCGGTTACATGCCGACTCCAGCTAAGAAGGCGATTAGCCGCATCAATAATAATTTGGTATACAAGCCCAATGCTCCCACTTACCGCGATCATTTTGGGGCAGAAATGAATAAAGCGAAAGACAAAAGTGGTTTTTACGTTCACATGAGCCTGAACGGCAGTTTTATCGGCGGTGGGTTCTATAATCCTTCCAAAGATCAACTGGATAGCATCCGCGATGCGATTGATTACAATGGTGAAGAGCTCAAGAAGATCATCTCCAAAAAATCGTTCGTTGAAACGTTTGGAGAAATGAGTGACAAGGATGCACTAAAAACGGCACCCAAAGGCTTTGCTCAAGACCATAAGCATATTGATTTGCTACGGATGAAAAGTTTTGCCGTAATGCACACGATTACCCAAAAAGAAATCATGGCCGATAATTTCACTGATAAAGTAGTGAAAGTGTACCAAGAGATAGTACCGTTTAATCAGTATCTGGAAAAAGCGGTGAGTGTCTGA
- a CDS encoding helix-turn-helix transcriptional regulator — MSFVTQFSSMRDYAERMKLPIRPEVDNFAIFDFADLPPLANVSLTSYQQHFFEITLEITPMCSLQVDAFHFPASGHRISFIRPSCLLSLQQPADITGRGFTVFIGQKIIEELFLTTRSLGISPLFDPTRSPVISLTSKLLHEITDIFAQLYYEYTEYGAAGKTILRAYLGILLEKVARHCASTTKLPSVSRAAELTANFHRFCQRHFRTHRTVKDIASEMNVSPKYLSEVVSRTTGQKALSILNRYRIDHAKALLLQTTLSPTEVAYHLNFEHPNYFFTLFKQTIGLTPRQFRYM, encoded by the coding sequence ATGTCTTTTGTTACCCAGTTTTCTTCTATGCGCGACTACGCTGAGCGCATGAAATTGCCCATTAGGCCTGAGGTAGATAATTTCGCTATTTTCGACTTTGCTGATTTACCTCCGTTGGCTAACGTTTCGCTCACAAGCTACCAGCAGCACTTCTTTGAAATTACCCTAGAAATTACACCCATGTGTTCGCTTCAGGTAGATGCGTTTCATTTTCCTGCCAGCGGACATCGTATCTCTTTCATTCGGCCTTCCTGTCTACTTTCACTTCAACAACCGGCAGACATCACCGGAAGAGGCTTTACCGTATTTATTGGTCAAAAGATAATAGAAGAACTCTTTCTCACTACGCGCTCTTTGGGTATATCTCCCCTTTTTGATCCTACCCGTTCGCCAGTTATCTCTTTGACTTCTAAGCTATTACACGAAATAACGGATATCTTTGCACAGCTATACTACGAGTACACCGAATACGGTGCAGCCGGCAAAACTATTCTTAGAGCATATCTGGGCATTTTGTTAGAAAAAGTGGCTCGCCACTGTGCTTCCACAACGAAACTTCCGTCGGTTTCACGGGCTGCCGAACTCACGGCTAACTTTCATCGATTCTGTCAGCGTCATTTTCGGACCCACCGAACAGTGAAAGATATTGCTTCGGAAATGAATGTATCGCCCAAGTACCTTTCGGAAGTAGTGAGTCGTACCACTGGCCAGAAGGCACTGAGTATTCTCAACCGCTACCGGATTGATCACGCAAAAGCGCTTCTACTCCAGACAACACTTAGTCCAACCGAAGTGGCTTACCACCTTAATTTCGAGCATCCCAACTACTTTTTCACACTGTTTAAACAAACTATCGGTCTAACCCCTCGGCAATTCCGGTATATGTAG
- a CDS encoding LytR/AlgR family response regulator transcription factor: MTYACLVIDDEELARELIVTHLAQLPDFEVVATCASALEARKVLQQHTIDLLFLDIEMPLMKGTEFFKNLLHQPKVIFTTAYRDYALDGFELNAVDYLLKPITFERLFKATEKFLSQQPEVPPTTALPGEVVRKDHIFIRKDRKQVKLLLDSILYVESRKDYITIHCVDEKHTVKYSISAFQKLLDDRFLRIHRSYIVNVNQITAYTKQDVEISRQELPIGEQYRESVRQHFQG, encoded by the coding sequence ATGACGTACGCTTGTTTAGTTATTGATGACGAAGAATTGGCTCGTGAACTCATTGTGACCCATTTAGCCCAGTTACCCGATTTTGAGGTAGTCGCCACCTGCGCCAGCGCCCTGGAAGCCCGAAAGGTGTTACAACAACATACGATTGACCTTCTTTTTTTAGACATTGAGATGCCGCTAATGAAGGGGACGGAATTTTTCAAAAATCTGTTGCACCAACCGAAGGTCATTTTTACAACTGCTTACCGAGACTACGCGCTCGATGGGTTTGAGCTAAATGCCGTTGACTACCTACTAAAACCAATCACCTTTGAGCGTCTTTTCAAGGCCACTGAGAAATTTTTGAGTCAGCAACCGGAAGTGCCTCCAACTACCGCCCTGCCCGGCGAAGTAGTACGAAAAGACCATATCTTTATTAGGAAAGATCGGAAGCAAGTAAAGCTATTGCTAGATAGTATTTTATACGTTGAGAGTCGTAAAGACTATATCACTATTCATTGCGTTGATGAGAAACACACCGTCAAGTACAGTATCTCGGCATTTCAAAAACTGCTAGACGATCGCTTTTTGAGGATTCATCGTTCATACATCGTCAATGTTAACCAAATCACGGCTTACACTAAACAGGATGTAGAAATTAGTCGACAAGAGCTTCCCATTGGAGAGCAGTACCGTGAGTCAGTCAGACAACATTTTCAGGGCTAG